DNA sequence from the Malus sylvestris chromosome 10, drMalSylv7.2, whole genome shotgun sequence genome:
TGTGTgagaaatataatttttatcttttctcaaatattttaattttaattttttgattgGAGAAGTCATTTGTTTTTAGGGATCTTTTGATATGGgtccaattggattaaaaattGGACATATTTCAGAAGTTAAAAGTCACTAAAAATTGGATCTATTTCAAAAGATAGGCTATAAAATTAGACCTCTTGTAAAATTTCCCTTGTTTTTAACGGGTTGGCAgacatttgaaaaataaaggAGTTGGCAGTTgatcaaaaataaagaaagagagAATGAGTTTAGAGGGTAGTGATATGGTGATATGAGCAAAAACTTGTTTGTGTGAAATTACTTTAATacccacattttttttcttttttaatatttttttcagttatgttttaaaagttataattgcAATTTCATTGATTTTAATTGACAAAGAAagttctattaatatgtagttgagattattattttattatattataaaataaattattaaaaccaataaaaatttaataaaagacATTTAATAATTATTAAATAGAAACAgttcatgttttttttaaaagaaaactaatgaaaagggcttgaaaactttgagttttaatgataatgacaaaataaagggtaaaatgaatagtatcaagtttgactttttagtgtaaaaatgtggtttttcgttaaagtgaacagtaccacaagcttttcattaaaactctctttttttaatcaaaagggGACCGGTCACCTTATAGCTTGATTGAAAACACCAAAGGGGCAGGATATAAAGTTCACCAAAAaagttctcaaaaaaaaaaaaaaaggcaggatataaacaacacaataaaggaaaattaaaggcttgaaaactttaagttttaaccaaaataacaaaaatatgttgtaagtgaatagtatcatgagtgactttttagagtaaaaatgtccttaacgttaaaaatgaacagtactatAAATGTTTCGATAAGACTCTGTATAAACAAATGTACCGGTCAACAACAACATTAATTATAATGATGATAaacaattaataattaataattaattttgaaacttatatcaaatttgacagcaatgGTCTTGTTGCCAATCTATGTCACCTTCACATAGAATTGACATTTCGATTTGAGAACATaagtgtagttttttttttgctattatAACTTACGTGGATATTTTGGCATTTCCTTTTAAGATGTTCTAATCtgatattttcacaaaatgaACGAAAATGACAATAACTACATGTGAAATCAAAAGATCAATGTTCacgaatttttaattaaaaaataattattttaattaagttaaaattGAATGATCATTGCTGGAAATAAAACGTAAACGGCACCTTTTCGGTGTTTTCTTGTGGCTAGTTATTCTCACATGGACAGTGAGAGAGAGACGCCGACAAAGTCAGATACAATGTTACTGCGTTTTTGGAGCGTTTCCAGCTCCAGTGCGTTACACAATTATCTGGCTTTCCCCTACTCGGAAAACCACCACAACCCCATTTATAAACGACGCCGTCTAACTGCACCTTTTTGTCTCAGAGCTCAGTTGCTGGATGAAATCACTCAGCTCGCACATAACAAGGTGGAATTCGATTCCGGGTACCTCTAAAGTTTCTTGCTTTTTACGATTTTCTGGATTGAATTACTGAATTGCTGCATTTTTTGGGATTCTTTTGGTCCCTGAAGTTCATCACTGAGATAAAGTTTGGATTTTGGGAAGGTTTTGATTGCGGCTGGAGTTTCAGCGGCGGTTGGGCAGCTCACGAAGCCGGTGACTTCTGTGATTTTGTATGGCAAAGAGTTTGATTTCAAGGCGGTCGTTCAGGCTGGGGGATTCCCTTCTACTCATTCCTCTGTAAGCCCCGTTTTTACTGTACTGTTACTGCTGTTTTACTCGATGTTCAATCAGTAAACAATGTAACTAAGgtcccgtttgggattgaggtgattttaaaaaaaatgactgtgaaaaaaagctgagggtcatttttgtgtttggtaaactgaaaaaaaaagagcttattttggaagctgctgtgagaataagctgaaaatcaaaggaaaagctgaagctgctatttgctgctttgaaaaaaagccagttttttcaaagcacacggagctacaatgctcctttaatgaaaagacacactatcatctttttccaaaagcactttcacaaaaaagtttaccaaacactctactggctttatttcacagccgcttattctcacagcacagccgcttattctcacagcagttttttttcaaagcacagcaataccaaaccagccctaagttaGAAAGCATTTCTGCTTATTTAGAAAGCACTTATGCTTCTCATGAGGAGTCTTTTGCTGGAAGAACATATAAATGTTTATTAAGAATGTAAGTGCTTTTAACTGTCAAAAATTGATAGAAGTGCTATGGCCacaaaaagcactttcaaacagGCTCTTAATTCATTTTACTCACTTGGGTTTTGAATCCTGATTAGTTGACGCTGATGAACTCGCTTTTTGTTACCATTTTTGGATAGGCAATGGTGGCTACTGCAACAACAATTGGCCTTGAAAGGTATGCACGCACGACCCGTCTTCTTTCTCCTCGATTTGATGGATATAAACATCTTTGTATGTATAGTTGAATATCTTTGTTGGATATCTTACAGCTGGTTACTGTATTTTTTCGTTCAAGGGGCCTTTCGGATTCAATATTTGGCCTAACTGTTGTTTATGCAGGCCTAGTGATGTATGATGCTCAGGTATAAATGTTCTTCATAGTTTTACACCTCGAATCCATCTCTTCTCTCACTTGTTCCTTGAACCTATTAATTTCGAGAGTTCGTATATTTTACAACAATGCCATCTTATCCCACTAAATAGGGGATCGGTTGTATGAATCTTataacgtcattgcgctcgatTTTGCGCCAAGTCTTCTGTTATTAAGAAATAACAGTTAATAATACTTGTCTTAGAATAATGATCAAACTAGAGGCAAATCCTTACTTTTTCAGGGGGTGAGAAGAGAAGTTGGCACTCATGCAATATTACTGAACAAAACATTGCCCATGAACACGCCTGCGAACTCAGTTCCTACGAAGGATAGAGGTAGAATCATCTCTCAACCTAAAACATCATCGTCGTTAAAGTCGGATAGCCTTGAGTCTGTGTTGTCTGAGGAAGCAAATTATTTCTCATCAAAAGCAACAAATGGCCATTTAGAGTCTCAGTCCAACAAGATAAAAAGGCAAATTACTCAGAAGCAGATTTCTTCTGGCTTAGGAACTAATGCTGAGGAAGGTTTAGAAAGAGCTACCAATACTTCAACTCGGCTAAAAGAATCGATCGGCCACACTGAAGTAGAAGTCACGGCCGGTGCTTTGTTGGGTTTCTTCGTAGGATTGGTGGTGTATGCGATAATGTGATGTATTGATTTCTCAAATTTTGTATTATGATGTACTGCCCGT
Encoded proteins:
- the LOC126584614 gene encoding uncharacterized protein LOC126584614, translated to MDSERETPTKSDTMLLRFWSVSSSSALHNYLAFPYSENHHNPIYKRRRLTAPFCLRAQLLDEITQLAHNKVLIAAGVSAAVGQLTKPVTSVILYGKEFDFKAVVQAGGFPSTHSSAMVATATTIGLERGLSDSIFGLTVVYAGLVMYDAQGVRREVGTHAILLNKTLPMNTPANSVPTKDRGRIISQPKTSSSLKSDSLESVLSEEANYFSSKATNGHLESQSNKIKRQITQKQISSGLGTNAEEGLERATNTSTRLKESIGHTEVEVTAGALLGFFVGLVVYAIM